Sequence from the Lasioglossum baleicum chromosome 9, iyLasBale1, whole genome shotgun sequence genome:
TTATCACTCGCAGTTCGCACTCGACGAGAAGACCAACACGTCGCAATTAATTTTTTCCAATCAACTCGGATTGTGACATTCTGGGATTCTATTTCGTAATAGAAACGTAATACAAACGGGTCAAGATCATCCGAAGAACATCATGGAGATGAAATCGACAGCAATGCCTTACCCAGGGCCACAGCCACCGTCTTATGGTTATCCGCATCCTGCAACACCGGGCACACCAAATCATCCAGTTGCGCCTCCAACTGTAGAGATCGATATTGGTGAAAGTCACACAGTGGAACCTAATCACGTGCCTGCCTCAATAGTCGTGACTCATAAGTACCAGCACCCGTACCGGAAGCTACGTGAGTTGCCATTTTGATAGTTTGGTATTTTCTCGTATGTTGGATAATATCGCAGTTAGATTTTGCGAAAGCGAGAAAATATGGTCACGTCTTGAAAATAATCTCCTCATTTAACTGCTAATGCTATCTCGAGATAAATTATGACTATACAATTGATAATGCGAaacattaaaaatgaaattttgctAACATTAGGATGTATGGTTAATCGACATTTAATCGTTAATTAATATCTGTGTTTCAGAGTGTTGTTTCGGGATAGCCTGCAGTATATTCTCTATCATAGTTATAATAGTCATTCTGGTGAAGTTCATAGGGGTTACGTCATAGGTGGGCACGATAAGGACTCCTCAAACTCCTACTTTCCCCACCAACGGCGGTCATCCGTCACGGTAACTATGGATGCTGGCATGATGGGGACACTGGACGCTATGGTGAGGACGGTCTTGTCTCAATTGAGATAACAATACCCACCCCTTGGTTTGATGATAACTTGCAACCGATAAAGGTGAAATGTGTCGAAGTGTATCTGAAAAATGTATCGATTATTCTGACATAGATTCATCATAGCCCCTGTCGTTGCATaaactttaataaataatatataacttgtcacaataataattataacttGATGCTACTGATTATAGTTTGTAAACCAATTATATGTAACTACATGTAAACACGTGTATAATTTTATTCAAGCTACAAGTTACTTTAGCTGCGGATATATAAGATTTGTTCGACAaacgtaaaataaataattaacgggCCCAATGAAACGGTAGAACCGTGAAATCGAATTAACCGTTTTCGATAGCATACAGGGTGATCAGTAAACTGGTCGCAGAGCCGAAAAGAGGATGATTTTACATCGAAAACTAAGTCGCGAGTGCAAAATAATTTCTATCAGCTTCGGTTGCATCGAACCCATCACTGACCATCGTCGTGGCAGTGAGCGCGTTGACTCTGTctattttcagaaaaattcgaTGAATCCAGAAGTGTCATCAGTTCCAAGATAGTAGCGGGAACCGGAGATTATTTCAACATATATTTCAATAAGATAACATCAATTATTGGAAGAATCGATAAGGCGCCTTTTAAACGATTAGGCTCTCATCTTTGTAAGAAATCGCATTCACTCGCAGTTCGCGCACGACGAGAAGACTAGCACgtcggaaataattttttccaattAAATCGAGCTGTGACATTCTGGATTTCTCTTACGAATACAAACGAACCAAGATCATCCGAAGAATATAATGGAGATGAAACCGACAGCGCCGTATACAGCCTCACCGGCATATAGTTCGGCTATGCCTTATCCTGAGCCTCAGCCACCGTCTTATGGTTATCCGCATCCTGCAACATCGGGGATACCAAATCATCCAGTTGCGCATCCAACTACAGAGTTCGGTTCTGGTCAAGTCCACACCGTGGAACCTAATCATAGACCTACACCAGTGATCGTAGTTCATGAGTGCGAGCACCCGGACCCGAAGTCAGGTGACTCCCCATTTTGATAGTTTGGTATTGTTTCGTATGTCGAATAATATCGCAGTTAGATTTTGCGAAAGCGACAAAATATGTTCCAAGTATTGAAAATAATCTCCTCATTTAACTGATAATACTATCTTTCTATCGCGAGAGAAATGATGACTATACAGTTGATGATCCGAaacattaaaaatgaaattttgctAACTGTTAGGATGTATGTTTAATCGAcatatttaatcgttaattaaTATTTGTGTTTCAGAGTGTTGTTTGGGGTTACTCTGCGCTTCAATCTTATGTTGTCTTCTGAGTGATGTTAACTAAACGTTGTAGGAATATTGTAACAAAACACTAGTTTATTAATATAACTCCTCAATTATAACTCCGATCACAAAGTACGAGAAGCGTGTTATGAAGTATGATTCGTCGGAAGTCTGACAACTCGGGATAGACAGAAATTCGAAAGAGCGAGATCTTAGCAGCGCTAAGGTTTCTACTAAAAAAGTCTGGTTCAGTCTATTGCGCGAACTTAAATAGAAGTCCCTTAAAGGGGGAGGCAGATGACTACAATGATGTGTCATAGTGCTGAGTTCTGTGCGACTAAGGCTAGTGACCGGTCGAGGTTCACTTTCGAAAACATCTATCTTAGTTATTATTTATCATAAAGTAAATATGTAGTGGTTGGTCATACAACACTTCTTTGTCATAGTTGCAATAGTCATTCTGGTGAAGATCATAGGAGTTTCGTCAGAGGTGGGCACGGTAAGGACCTCACAAACTCCTACTTTTCCCACCAACGGCGGTCATCAAAAATACCCATCCCTGGGTTTGGTGATAACTTGTAAGCGATAAAGGTGAAATGTATCGATTATTCTTACATgcagtcggtcacaaaaatatgGGTACACAAATATTGggacaaaattgcaatagatcggaattgtagactaAATACTACCAGTTGTATTTcacaacatttttatgtgggtctatattgaaaatttaaaaaatacgttttgtagatctgtggcaattgaacatattttgaaaatttcgtcaaaatcggtcgacgttgcaatgagctacaaacatttaaagatggtgcaaattgcaattttccacGATTTCCAGCCTTAATTGCAATGAATCTAaggatttttatatatttcaatgCCTGTCATCTTTTCccacatcaaccgatttcgatgaaactttcacagtgcatataattgacacagatctacaaaatgtaccttttaaattttcaatataggcccacataaaaaggttgaaaatgcaacttttagtatttttttctacaattccgatctattgcgatttttgaaaaaatttcttttcacatcctgtagtaaactaatcgctcttgctttccaaaaaagttcaaatcgcatggtccaatattaaagaagatatCGTCGTCTTAagagtgtcccaatatttttgtgaccgactgtataTTTATTGTACCCCCTGTCGTTGATTAAACtttaatatatactatataacTTGTcacaataataattataacttGATGCTACCGATTATAGTTTGTAAACCAATTATATGTAACTACATGCAAACACGTGTATAATTTTATTCAAGCGACAAGTTACTTTAGAATCGGATATTTTAGATTTGTACTGCGaacgtaaaataaataattaacgggCCCAATGGAACGGTAAAACCGTGAAATCGAATCAACCGTTCTCGATAATATACATGGTTATTGGTGAACTGGTGGCAGAGCCGAAAAGGGGATGGTTTCACAGAAAACCAAGTCGGAAGTGAAAATAATTTCTATCAGGTTCGGTTGATCGAACCCAGTACCGATCACCATGGCAGTGAGCGCGTTAACTCTGTCTATTAACAGAAAATTGGTCGTAACCAGAAGTGTCATCACTCCAAAAAAAGTAGCAGAAAACGGAGATAATTCACTTCTTTCCGGTTTCGTCGCACAAAGAATGATAAGAAGATTATCAACGGTCAATTGCTTTGGATTTTGGATGAATCAATAAGGCGCCTTTTAAGGTCTGCGCATGCTGAGTGGCCGACTAGGGCGGCCGCTCACCATGCGCAGACTTATTCTTTCAAAGAAATCGCTTTCACTCTCAGTTCGCTCTCGACATGAAGACAAACAagtcggaattaatttttttctaatcaAATGGAGCTGTGACATTTTGGGATTCTATTACGATTACAAACGGACCGAGATCATCCGAAGAACACCATGGAGATGAAACCGACAGCACCGTATACAGCCCCACCGGCATATAGTTCGACTATGCCCTATCCTGGGCCACAGCCACCGTCTTATGGTTATCCGCATCCTGCAACATCATCGGGCATACCAAATCATCTAGTTGTGCCTCCAACTACACTGATCGGTTCTGGCGAAGTTCACACAGTGGTATCTAATCACGAGCCTTCCTCAATGGTCGTGACTCATACGTACCAGCACCCGCACCCGAAGCTACGTGAGTCGCCATTTTGATAGTTTGATACTTTTTCGTATGTTGGATAATATCGCAGTTAGATTTTGCGGAAGCGTCAAAATGTGGTcaagtcatgaaaataatctACTTAATGGACTGATCATGCTATCTTTCTATCTCGAGATAAATAATGACTATACAGTTGATAATCCgaaacattaaaaattaaattttgcaaaCAGTTAAGGTGTATGTTTAATCGACATTTAAGTGTTCATTAATACCTGTCTTTCAGACTTTTGGTTCTCGGTAGGCTTCGGTCTACTTTTTGTTATTGCTGTAATTGTCATGCTGGTGCACTTCATAGGGATTTCGTCAAAGATGGGCACGCTGAGGACTCCAGAAACTCATACTTTCTTCCCGAAGATGGATTTTCCGTCATGGTAACTACGGATGCTGGCGGGGACACTGGACGCTATGGTGGGAACGGtgttgcctcaattgaggcaaacaTGCCAAAACCACTCGGTTTGGTGATACACTAACGAGcgtaactgattcaacacactttaaatcagaataacttttttatgaatggaccaaacaacttcaattcctctgtaaagctagaagaattagtttagtaaataacgtctaaaaaatattttgaaaaaatgcatttgcttgcgaaaaagaatagtaaaaaccaatttttacaatcaatcaatttttaatataaatttttacaattttttttcgcaattccgaccaaatgcattttccgaaatattttttagacgtcatttactaaagtaattcttctagctttacagagaaattgaaattgtttggtccattcataaaaaagttattctgatttaatgtGTGTtggatcagttatgctcgttagtgtaactTGTAAGCGATAAAGGTGAAATATGTCGGAGTGTACCTGA
This genomic interval carries:
- the LOC143211804 gene encoding uncharacterized protein LOC143211804 isoform X1 — its product is MEMKPTAPYTAPPAYSSTMPYPGPQPPSYGYPHPATSSGIPNHLVVPPTTLIGSGEVHTVVSNHEPSSMVVTHTYQHPHPKLHFWFSVGFGLLFVIAVIVMLVHFIGISSKMGTLRTPETHTFFPKMDFPSW
- the LOC143211804 gene encoding uncharacterized protein LOC143211804 isoform X2 produces the protein MEMKPTAPYTAPPAYSSTMPYPGPQPPSYGYPHPATSSGIPNHLVVPPTTLIGSGEVHTVVSNHEPSSMVVTHTYQHPHPKLRISSKMGTLRTPETHTFFPKMDFPSW